The Pelotomaculum isophthalicicum JI genome has a window encoding:
- the gltD gene encoding glutamate synthase small subunit: MGKPTGFMEYQRELPDDRAPLERINDWDELHCPFSEEKLKIQGSRCMGCGTPFCHSGTVINGMISGCPNHNLIPEWNDLVSRGLWKEALTRLLKTNNFPEFTSRVCPALCEGACAAGLYSDPVTTKIIENAIIERAYEEGWIAPCPPSGRTGKKVAVVGSGPSGLACADQLNKAGHRVTVFERADRVGGLLMYGIPNMKLDKRIVQRRVDLMAAEGVTFVTSTEVGKDYPAKKLLQEFDAAVLCGGSTKPRDLPIEGRNLKGIHFAVEFLGASTKSLLDSGLADGNYISAAGKDVIVIGGGDTGTDCVGTALRHKCNSVNQLEIMPRLPLERAANNPWPQFPRVFKVDYGQAEAEALYGADPRHYCVTAQKFAGDEYGYVKEVHTIQVEWIKDDQGRLAPREIPGTGKVWSAQLVLLAMGFTGPENTLLDQLGVERDGFSNAKAEYGKFATNVKGVFAAGDMRRGQSLVIWAINEGRGAARECDRYLMGSTMLK, from the coding sequence ATGGGTAAGCCGACAGGATTTATGGAATATCAGAGGGAACTCCCGGACGACCGTGCTCCTTTGGAGCGCATAAATGACTGGGACGAACTTCATTGCCCTTTTTCGGAGGAAAAGTTAAAAATTCAGGGATCGCGCTGCATGGGTTGCGGCACGCCCTTCTGCCATAGCGGAACCGTGATAAACGGCATGATTTCAGGTTGCCCCAACCATAATCTGATCCCCGAGTGGAATGACCTGGTGTCCAGGGGCCTGTGGAAAGAGGCGTTGACACGCCTGTTAAAAACGAATAACTTTCCGGAGTTTACGAGCAGGGTTTGCCCGGCCCTTTGTGAGGGCGCGTGTGCCGCCGGGTTGTACAGCGACCCTGTCACTACGAAAATTATCGAGAATGCCATTATCGAGCGTGCCTATGAAGAGGGATGGATAGCCCCGTGCCCGCCTTCCGGCAGGACTGGCAAAAAAGTTGCAGTGGTTGGCTCCGGTCCTTCCGGCCTGGCCTGCGCGGACCAGCTTAACAAAGCCGGTCACCGGGTTACTGTTTTTGAGCGTGCCGACCGGGTTGGCGGGCTTTTGATGTACGGCATCCCCAATATGAAGCTTGACAAAAGGATTGTTCAGCGGCGCGTTGATTTGATGGCGGCGGAAGGTGTCACTTTTGTAACAAGCACGGAAGTGGGCAAAGACTATCCCGCGAAAAAGCTCTTACAAGAATTCGACGCGGCAGTTCTTTGCGGAGGCTCGACAAAACCGCGCGATCTGCCGATTGAGGGCCGAAACCTGAAGGGAATTCACTTCGCGGTGGAATTTTTGGGCGCAAGTACCAAGAGCCTGCTGGACTCCGGTCTTGCCGACGGGAATTATATCTCCGCCGCGGGCAAAGACGTTATTGTGATCGGCGGCGGTGACACCGGCACCGACTGTGTCGGCACCGCCCTGCGCCACAAATGCAATAGTGTCAACCAGCTTGAGATCATGCCGAGGTTGCCGCTCGAACGTGCCGCCAATAACCCCTGGCCCCAATTCCCGCGGGTATTTAAAGTTGATTACGGCCAGGCGGAAGCGGAGGCTCTTTACGGAGCCGACCCCCGTCATTACTGCGTCACGGCGCAAAAATTTGCCGGAGATGAGTATGGCTATGTAAAAGAAGTACACACTATTCAGGTTGAGTGGATAAAAGATGATCAGGGCCGCCTTGCGCCCAGGGAAATTCCCGGTACCGGGAAAGTTTGGTCCGCCCAGTTGGTGCTGTTGGCCATGGGGTTTACCGGTCCGGAAAACACCCTGCTCGACCAGCTCGGTGTCGAGCGCGACGGGTTTTCCAACGCGAAGGCTGAATACGGCAAGTTTGCGACCAATGTCAAAGGAGTATTTGCCGCCGGCGACATGCGCCGGGGTCAAAGCCTCGTGATCTGGGCGATCAATGAAGGGCGCGGCGCGGCGCGCGAGTGTGACCGCTACCTGATGGGTTCCACCATGCTAAAGTGA
- the glnA gene encoding type I glutamate--ammonia ligase: MAKLTNDDVRNLAKDLGVKFVRLQFTDIFGILKNVAITVEQLDKALDGELMFDGSSIEGFVRIEESDMYLRPDPATFATFPWKPQEGAVARLICDIYDHDGKPFAGDPRFVLKRAIQEAAEMGYTMNVGPEAEFFLFHVDSEGKPTTITHDKAGYFDLTPVDLGENARRDMVLTLEQMGFEIEASHHEVAPGQHEIDFKFAEALDIADKVVTFKFVVRTIAQRHGLHATFMPKPVFGLSGSGMHMNQSLMKNGKNAFYDPAAADGLGQDCIYYVGGLMKHARAISAIVNPTVNSYKRLVSGYEAPVYVAWSARNRSPLIRIPAKRGESTRIELRNPDPACNPYLAMAVCLKAGIEGIKNRIMPPAPCNRNIYEMTPAEREQLGIGSLPENLHEAVQELKKDKVIQEALGEHIFGRFIEAKEIEWDRYRVQVHPWEIEEYLTKF; the protein is encoded by the coding sequence GTGGCTAAGCTTACCAACGACGATGTGCGTAATCTGGCCAAGGACCTGGGAGTAAAGTTTGTGCGCCTTCAATTTACGGATATCTTCGGCATTTTGAAAAATGTCGCCATAACAGTTGAGCAACTGGATAAAGCCCTTGACGGTGAGTTGATGTTTGACGGCTCATCCATAGAGGGTTTTGTTCGCATTGAGGAATCCGATATGTATTTGCGGCCCGATCCGGCAACGTTTGCGACTTTTCCCTGGAAGCCCCAGGAAGGCGCGGTAGCCCGTTTAATCTGCGACATCTACGATCACGACGGCAAGCCTTTCGCGGGTGACCCGCGGTTTGTTCTGAAGAGGGCTATCCAAGAAGCCGCGGAAATGGGCTACACGATGAATGTGGGGCCGGAAGCCGAATTTTTCCTTTTCCACGTTGACAGTGAAGGAAAGCCCACTACCATCACCCACGACAAGGCCGGTTACTTCGACCTCACTCCCGTCGACCTGGGGGAGAACGCCCGGCGTGACATGGTACTGACTTTGGAGCAAATGGGCTTTGAGATAGAGGCCTCGCACCACGAGGTGGCGCCGGGCCAGCATGAGATCGACTTTAAGTTTGCGGAAGCGCTGGATATAGCGGACAAGGTTGTCACATTCAAGTTTGTGGTGCGCACCATTGCCCAGCGGCATGGCCTGCACGCGACCTTCATGCCCAAGCCGGTGTTTGGACTTTCAGGCTCCGGCATGCACATGAACCAGTCGCTGATGAAAAACGGAAAGAACGCCTTTTATGATCCTGCCGCCGCAGACGGTTTGGGGCAGGATTGTATTTATTATGTGGGCGGTTTGATGAAGCATGCCAGGGCGATATCGGCAATCGTGAACCCGACGGTTAACTCCTACAAGAGACTGGTTTCCGGCTATGAGGCGCCGGTATATGTGGCCTGGTCGGCACGCAACAGGAGTCCCCTGATCAGGATTCCGGCCAAGCGGGGAGAGTCCACCCGCATTGAGCTGCGCAACCCCGACCCGGCGTGCAACCCTTACCTGGCCATGGCGGTCTGCCTTAAGGCTGGTATTGAAGGTATCAAAAACCGGATTATGCCGCCCGCGCCGTGCAACCGCAACATTTACGAGATGACGCCGGCTGAAAGAGAGCAGCTTGGCATCGGCAGCCTGCCCGAAAATCTGCATGAGGCTGTGCAGGAATTAAAAAAAGACAAAGTAATTCAAGAAGCCCTGGGTGAACATATTTTTGGCAGATTTATCGAGGCGAAAGAGATCGAGTGGGATCGCTACCGGGTTCAGGTACATCCCTGGGAGATTGAGGAGTACCTGACCAAGTTTTAA
- a CDS encoding AbrB/MazE/SpoVT family DNA-binding domain-containing protein produces the protein MPVITVSSKGQIIIPSEIRKKFNIKQGDRFQLHEHEGKLVLVPLQDRPFVKLHGTLKGKTSLTGSLRKEHALEIEKEER, from the coding sequence GTGCCGGTTATCACAGTTTCTTCAAAAGGACAAATAATTATCCCTTCAGAAATAAGAAAAAAATTCAATATTAAACAAGGAGATAGGTTTCAACTACACGAACACGAAGGTAAGTTAGTTTTGGTACCATTACAGGATAGACCATTTGTTAAGCTTCATGGTACTTTAAAAGGTAAAACAAGCTTAACCGGGTCGCTGCGAAAAGAACATGCCCTGGAAATTGAGAAAGAAGAACGATAA
- the lpdA gene encoding dihydrolipoyl dehydrogenase, whose amino-acid sequence MCYKIVIIGAGPGGYVAAVRAAQLGAKVALIEKDEVGGTCLNRGCIPTKTLAYGAELLNNIRRAAEFGIATGEVTVDFSRLVERKNKVVSQLVTGVNYLIKKNKIDLIKGTARLQAPGKVSVAAEGGEEIVLTTDNIIIATGTEPALITALGYDGELVLTSNEALNIADVPEKMLVVGGGVIGCEFACIFNALGSKVTVLEVMPAILPAVDQEAAKTMQGLLKRQGITVKTKANILEVKKSAGTVTAVLESGEEIAAGRALISIGRTMNTHGLGLEEAGVALGQRGEVIVNGKLETSVPGIYAIGDITGKIQLAHVASAQGLAAVDNILGRPREMDYRVIPNCVFTHPEVAGVGLTTQEAQEKGINVKSGKFPFIASGKAKAMGETNGFVKILADPESDRVLGVHIVGPHATDLIAEAALAVKMGVTVKQLTETIHAHPTLPEAVLEAAGAVHGMSIHT is encoded by the coding sequence GTGTGCTATAAAATTGTGATTATAGGCGCCGGTCCGGGCGGCTATGTCGCCGCGGTCCGGGCGGCCCAACTGGGCGCTAAAGTCGCCTTAATTGAAAAGGACGAAGTGGGCGGCACCTGCTTGAACCGGGGGTGCATCCCGACTAAAACACTGGCGTACGGCGCCGAATTGTTGAATAACATCCGCCGCGCTGCCGAATTCGGCATTGCCACGGGAGAAGTGACGGTTGATTTCAGCCGCCTGGTGGAGCGGAAAAATAAAGTCGTGTCTCAACTGGTTACGGGGGTAAATTATCTTATTAAAAAGAATAAAATAGATTTGATTAAGGGTACGGCCCGCCTGCAGGCTCCGGGTAAAGTCAGTGTGGCGGCGGAAGGCGGCGAAGAAATAGTTTTAACAACAGATAATATTATTATCGCCACTGGAACCGAGCCGGCACTAATCACAGCTTTAGGCTACGACGGGGAGTTGGTGCTCACCTCCAATGAGGCGTTAAACATCGCTGACGTTCCGGAAAAGATGCTGGTTGTCGGCGGCGGGGTGATTGGCTGTGAGTTCGCCTGTATCTTTAATGCCCTGGGATCGAAAGTAACCGTGCTGGAAGTGATGCCCGCCATCTTGCCGGCGGTAGATCAGGAAGCGGCCAAGACAATGCAGGGACTGCTAAAACGGCAGGGTATCACTGTTAAAACCAAGGCGAATATCCTGGAAGTGAAGAAGTCTGCCGGAACTGTTACCGCCGTGTTGGAATCGGGTGAAGAAATTGCTGCCGGCAGGGCGCTTATTTCCATCGGCCGGACGATGAACACCCACGGTTTGGGGTTGGAAGAAGCTGGTGTGGCCTTGGGGCAGCGCGGTGAGGTCATTGTTAACGGTAAACTTGAAACCAGCGTTCCCGGCATCTACGCGATTGGCGACATTACCGGCAAAATCCAGCTTGCCCATGTCGCTTCCGCCCAGGGCCTGGCCGCGGTCGACAATATTTTAGGCCGTCCCCGTGAGATGGACTACCGGGTAATACCTAATTGCGTCTTCACCCACCCGGAAGTTGCGGGTGTCGGTTTGACTACCCAGGAGGCGCAAGAAAAAGGAATCAATGTCAAATCGGGTAAATTCCCCTTTATCGCCAGCGGCAAGGCGAAAGCCATGGGTGAAACAAATGGATTTGTCAAAATTCTTGCCGATCCGGAAAGCGACCGGGTGCTCGGAGTGCATATTGTCGGGCCGCACGCCACCGACCTGATCGCTGAAGCCGCCCTGGCCGTCAAGATGGGGGTCACGGTTAAGCAGCTGACAGAAACCATTCACGCCCACCCGACATTGCCCGAGGCCGTGCTGGAAGCCGCCGGGGCCGTACACGGCATGAGCATACACACGTGA
- the gltB gene encoding glutamate synthase large subunit, translating into MKINGLPSKQGLYDPWYEHDACGIGFVANIKGKKSNDIVRKALAVLLNLDHRGARGAELNTGDGAGILMQIPHAFFEKECAKEGIHLPSAGNYGVGMLFLPTDPTSRERCEQALERIVGEEGQTPLGWRTVPTDNHTLGETAKLAQPYIRQIFIGKNPDVKDIMAFERKLYVIRKRAEKEVPRDCLREGDTFYFASFSCRTIVYKGMLISEQVAEFYPDLNDPAVETALALVHSRFSTNTFPSWERAHPYRYLIHNGEINTLRGNINWMHTRQAMCESELFGEDMAKVFPVIDQDGSDSAMFDNCFEFLSLTGRSLPHAAMMMIPEPWSNHESMSDEKKAFYEYHGCLMEPWDGPASIAFTDGAIIGAVLDRNGLRPSRYYVTKDDLIVLASEVGVLDIPPEDIVLKERLRPGRMLLVDTVEGRIISDEELKTSMVTEHPYRKWLDEFLVSLEQLPEAPDVPEPDFEMVLKRQQAFGYTYEDLSKVLERMARDGVEPVGAMGHDGPLAVLSDQPQLLYKYFKQLFAQVTNPPIDSIREEIIFAVETTVGSEKNLIKPEPGSCRRIRLKAPVLTNEELAKIRHLKMDGFKTVTLPILFKVAEGSRGMEKALEDLFHAAGRAIDGGANLLILSDRGVDAENAPIPALLAVAGLHHHLIRERTRNRVSLLLESGEPRETHHLAVLLGYGASAVNPYLALETLEDMSRQGMLDGITVKEARKNYIKAAIKGVVKVASKMGISTIQSYCGAQIFEAVGIDQSVIDKYFTWTASRVGGVGLAEIAGEAALRHQRAFSPGCDSALDAGSTYQWRHDGEEYMINPETIALLQQACRNSDFPLFKKYSALVDGQKNALRKYLDFKKDRTPVPIEEVEPVESICRRFKTGAMSFGSISKEAHETMAIAMNRIGGKSNTGEGGEDPARFKPLPNGDSRRSAIKQVASGRFGVTSEYLVNADEIQIKMAQGAKPGEGGQLPGRKVYPWVGKVRGTTAGVGLISPPPHHDIYSIEDLAELIHDLKNSNPNARINVKLVSEVGVGTIAAGVSKGRADVVLISGFDGGTGASPRTSITHAGLPWELGVAETHQTLVLNNLRDRIIVETDGKLMTGRDVVIATLLGAEEYGFATVPLIVMGCVMMRVCNLDTCPVGIATQNPELRKNFKGDPQHVVNFMRFIAREIREIMAELGFRTVNEMVGRTDVLEAKKDIDHWKAKGLDLSALLWQPDVPENVGRYCQTEQYHGLEKSLDKQELLKRCEPALERGEPVEARLPILNTNRVVGTILGHEVTKRYGGVGLPEDTIRLYFDGSAGQSFGAFVSRGITLTLEGDANDYYGKGLSGGKLIVFPPAKATFVPEENIVVGNVAFYGATSGEAYIRGVAGERFCVRNSGVNAVVEGVGDHGCEYMTGGRVVVLGVTGRNFAAGMSGGVAYVLDEDGTFPDRCNYEMVTIETLENAGETAEVKEMIQRHLKYTRSEKARVVLDKWDEMAPKFVKVIPKDYKRMLEAIDRAHQMGLGGDEAIMVAFEENLKDVSRVSGN; encoded by the coding sequence ATGAAAATCAATGGATTACCTTCAAAACAAGGCCTTTACGACCCGTGGTACGAACATGACGCCTGCGGCATCGGTTTTGTGGCGAACATAAAAGGAAAAAAATCAAACGACATCGTACGAAAAGCTCTCGCCGTTTTGCTTAATTTAGACCATCGCGGAGCCAGGGGAGCCGAGTTGAATACCGGTGACGGCGCGGGAATCCTCATGCAAATTCCGCATGCTTTTTTTGAAAAGGAATGTGCCAAGGAGGGTATCCACCTTCCCTCCGCGGGAAATTACGGCGTCGGTATGCTTTTCCTGCCTACGGATCCCACCTCGCGTGAAAGATGCGAACAAGCGCTGGAAAGAATCGTCGGGGAAGAAGGCCAGACCCCGCTGGGGTGGCGAACTGTTCCGACAGACAACCATACGCTTGGTGAAACCGCGAAACTGGCTCAACCATATATACGCCAAATTTTTATCGGGAAAAATCCGGACGTCAAAGACATCATGGCCTTTGAGCGCAAGCTTTACGTTATTCGCAAGCGGGCGGAAAAAGAAGTTCCCCGCGACTGCCTGCGGGAAGGGGATACTTTCTATTTTGCCAGTTTCTCCTGCAGAACGATAGTTTATAAAGGAATGTTGATTTCCGAACAGGTTGCCGAGTTTTATCCCGATCTAAACGACCCTGCCGTGGAAACCGCGCTGGCCCTGGTCCATTCCCGGTTCAGCACCAATACGTTCCCCAGCTGGGAGCGCGCCCACCCGTACCGTTACTTGATCCATAACGGGGAAATCAACACCCTGCGCGGCAACATCAACTGGATGCATACCCGCCAGGCCATGTGCGAGTCGGAACTGTTCGGCGAGGATATGGCAAAAGTCTTCCCTGTGATCGACCAGGACGGCAGTGACTCGGCCATGTTTGACAACTGCTTCGAGTTTTTGTCGCTCACGGGGCGTTCCCTGCCTCACGCCGCCATGATGATGATTCCGGAACCGTGGTCCAACCACGAAAGTATGAGCGACGAAAAGAAAGCGTTTTATGAATACCACGGCTGCTTGATGGAGCCGTGGGACGGACCCGCGTCCATCGCTTTCACGGACGGCGCGATCATCGGCGCCGTGCTTGACCGGAACGGCCTGCGGCCTTCGCGATATTACGTAACCAAAGACGACCTCATTGTTTTGGCCTCGGAAGTCGGTGTGCTTGACATACCGCCGGAGGACATAGTGCTGAAAGAACGGCTGCGCCCGGGGCGCATGCTGCTTGTCGACACGGTAGAGGGTCGCATTATCAGCGATGAAGAGCTTAAAACGAGCATGGTGACGGAGCATCCTTACCGGAAGTGGCTGGACGAGTTCCTGGTGAGCCTCGAACAACTGCCGGAGGCTCCTGATGTGCCGGAACCGGACTTTGAGATGGTGCTCAAGCGGCAGCAGGCCTTTGGTTATACTTATGAGGACCTTTCTAAAGTGCTGGAGCGCATGGCGAGAGACGGGGTGGAGCCGGTGGGGGCAATGGGGCATGACGGCCCGCTGGCGGTTTTATCGGACCAGCCTCAGCTTTTGTACAAATATTTTAAGCAATTGTTTGCCCAGGTGACCAACCCGCCGATTGACTCCATTCGCGAGGAGATCATTTTTGCCGTCGAGACCACCGTCGGCAGTGAAAAGAACCTGATCAAGCCGGAACCCGGCAGTTGCCGCCGGATCAGGCTGAAAGCGCCTGTCCTGACCAATGAAGAGTTGGCTAAAATCCGGCATCTGAAGATGGACGGGTTTAAAACGGTGACCTTGCCCATCCTGTTCAAAGTGGCGGAAGGAAGCCGGGGCATGGAAAAGGCGCTGGAAGACCTGTTCCATGCGGCCGGCCGGGCCATTGACGGCGGCGCCAATTTGCTGATATTATCCGACCGGGGTGTGGATGCCGAAAACGCGCCCATTCCGGCCCTGCTTGCCGTAGCGGGGCTGCATCACCACCTGATCCGGGAGAGAACCCGGAACAGGGTCAGCCTTTTGCTTGAATCAGGGGAACCGCGCGAAACGCATCACTTGGCGGTGCTGCTGGGCTACGGCGCAAGCGCCGTCAATCCTTACCTGGCCTTGGAAACGCTGGAGGATATGTCACGTCAGGGGATGCTGGACGGGATAACAGTCAAGGAGGCGCGGAAGAATTACATCAAGGCGGCTATTAAGGGCGTGGTCAAGGTTGCTTCCAAAATGGGTATATCCACAATCCAGAGCTACTGTGGAGCCCAGATATTTGAGGCTGTCGGGATTGACCAGTCTGTAATTGACAAATATTTTACCTGGACTGCTTCGCGTGTGGGCGGAGTCGGGCTGGCTGAAATCGCCGGTGAGGCGGCGCTCCGCCACCAGAGGGCTTTCTCGCCCGGCTGTGACAGCGCGCTGGATGCCGGCTCCACTTACCAGTGGCGGCATGACGGTGAAGAATATATGATCAATCCGGAAACTATCGCTTTGCTGCAGCAGGCCTGCCGCAATAGTGACTTTCCGTTATTTAAGAAATACTCGGCGCTGGTCGACGGCCAGAAAAACGCGCTGCGCAAGTATTTAGACTTTAAAAAAGACCGGACGCCCGTGCCGATTGAAGAGGTCGAACCGGTGGAGTCCATCTGCCGGCGCTTTAAGACCGGGGCCATGTCGTTCGGCTCGATCAGCAAGGAAGCCCACGAAACCATGGCTATCGCCATGAACCGCATTGGGGGCAAGAGCAATACGGGCGAGGGCGGGGAAGATCCGGCCCGCTTCAAGCCCCTGCCAAACGGCGATTCCCGGCGCAGCGCCATCAAGCAGGTGGCCTCGGGCAGGTTTGGCGTTACCAGTGAATACCTGGTCAACGCGGATGAAATCCAGATCAAGATGGCCCAGGGGGCAAAACCCGGTGAGGGCGGCCAGCTTCCGGGGCGCAAGGTGTATCCCTGGGTTGGCAAGGTCAGGGGGACCACGGCCGGGGTAGGCTTGATTTCACCCCCGCCGCACCACGATATTTATTCGATTGAAGACCTGGCTGAATTGATTCACGACTTAAAGAACTCTAATCCAAACGCCAGGATCAACGTTAAGCTTGTTTCGGAAGTTGGCGTGGGCACAATTGCGGCCGGGGTGTCCAAGGGGCGGGCTGATGTAGTATTAATCAGCGGCTTTGACGGCGGCACGGGGGCCTCACCCAGGACGAGCATCACTCATGCCGGCCTGCCCTGGGAACTCGGGGTGGCTGAGACACATCAAACGCTGGTGTTGAATAATTTACGCGACAGAATTATTGTTGAAACGGACGGAAAACTGATGACCGGCAGGGACGTGGTGATCGCCACACTGCTCGGCGCCGAAGAATACGGATTTGCCACAGTTCCACTGATCGTCATGGGCTGTGTTATGATGCGGGTTTGCAACCTGGATACCTGCCCGGTCGGCATAGCGACCCAAAACCCGGAATTGCGTAAGAATTTCAAGGGCGACCCGCAGCATGTAGTCAACTTTATGAGGTTTATCGCCCGGGAAATACGGGAAATTATGGCGGAACTCGGTTTCCGCACTGTTAACGAAATGGTTGGCCGCACCGATGTGCTGGAAGCCAAGAAAGATATAGATCACTGGAAGGCGAAAGGACTGGACCTGTCGGCCCTGCTCTGGCAGCCCGACGTTCCGGAAAACGTCGGGAGGTACTGCCAAACTGAACAATATCACGGGTTGGAGAAATCTCTGGATAAACAGGAGCTATTAAAGAGATGCGAGCCGGCCCTGGAGCGCGGGGAGCCGGTTGAGGCCAGGCTGCCTATTCTGAACACCAACCGGGTGGTAGGCACTATATTGGGCCATGAGGTGACCAAGCGCTACGGTGGGGTAGGCCTGCCCGAGGATACAATCCGTCTTTACTTTGATGGTTCCGCCGGGCAAAGTTTTGGCGCTTTTGTTTCCAGGGGAATTACGCTCACCCTTGAAGGAGACGCCAACGATTACTACGGCAAAGGCCTTTCGGGCGGCAAGCTGATTGTTTTTCCGCCGGCTAAAGCGACCTTCGTGCCGGAAGAAAACATCGTTGTCGGCAATGTGGCCTTTTACGGCGCGACATCAGGGGAAGCTTATATCCGGGGCGTGGCCGGTGAAAGATTCTGTGTCAGAAACAGCGGTGTGAATGCTGTTGTTGAAGGTGTAGGCGACCACGGATGTGAATATATGACCGGCGGCCGTGTTGTCGTGCTTGGCGTGACCGGCAGGAACTTCGCGGCCGGCATGTCGGGCGGGGTTGCCTATGTGCTTGACGAAGACGGGACGTTCCCGGATCGCTGCAACTACGAGATGGTAACTATTGAAACTCTTGAAAATGCCGGTGAAACTGCCGAGGTTAAAGAAATGATTCAAAGACATTTAAAATATACCCGAAGCGAAAAAGCCCGGGTGGTTCTGGATAAATGGGACGAAATGGCGCCGAAATTTGTAAAGGTTATTCCAAAAGATTACAAGCGCATGCTTGAAGCCATTGACCGGGCGCATCAGATGGGCCTTGGCGGTGATGAAGCCATTATGGTCGCTTTTGAAGAAAATCTAAAAGACGTATCTCGGGTCAGCGGGAACTAA
- a CDS encoding type II toxin-antitoxin system VapC family toxin — MRKKNDKVFVLDAYALLAFLEAEEGGDIVNEYLQGPGAQFYISAINLGEVFYIVLRERGMETAEIVESEVMQANNIRIVDVTWERAKLAGIFKSRGGISFADCFAAALALEKDAPLITGDKEFQKVTDKIKIIWLGPQKSC, encoded by the coding sequence TTGAGAAAGAAGAACGATAAAGTTTTCGTTTTGGATGCGTATGCCTTGCTTGCTTTTTTGGAAGCTGAGGAGGGGGGAGATATTGTTAATGAATATCTCCAGGGTCCTGGGGCACAGTTTTATATAAGTGCGATTAATTTAGGTGAAGTATTTTATATTGTACTTCGAGAGCGAGGTATGGAAACTGCGGAGATCGTTGAGTCTGAAGTAATGCAAGCTAATAATATTCGTATTGTAGATGTCACTTGGGAACGGGCTAAATTAGCTGGGATATTTAAGTCGAGGGGTGGTATCTCCTTTGCAGATTGTTTCGCCGCTGCGCTTGCTTTAGAAAAAGATGCGCCACTCATTACTGGGGATAAAGAATTTCAAAAAGTAACTGATAAAATAAAAATTATTTGGTTAGGTCCTCAAAAATCTTGTTAG
- the glnA gene encoding type I glutamate--ammonia ligase, translating into MEVTEKGQLLDKARNLGVKFIRLQFTDILGVMKNVAITIEQLDKALDGELMFDGSSIHGFARIEESDMYLRPDLKSFAMFPWRPREGGVARLICDVYNPDGSPFAGDPRYVLKKVLAEAAEMGYSMQVGPELEFFMFQIDQDGNPTLDTHDDAGYFDLAPVDLGENARRSMVLTLEEMGFEIEASHHEVAPGQHEIDFKYSDALDVADKIMTFKMVVRSTAQRHGLHATFMPKPVFGINGSGMHMNQSLFKDGRNAFYDPSTPDQLSDVAKYYIGGLMKHARSMAAVTNPTVNSYKRLVPGYEAPVYVAWSGRNRSPLIRIPAKRGNSTRIELRNPDPACNPYLAIAVALKAGLDGIKNKIQPPPPTDMNIYHMTAEQRDEMNISSLPASLLEALDELSKNNVIKSVLEPHVYEKFIEAKRHEWDSYRVQVHPWEVSEYLTKF; encoded by the coding sequence ATGGAGGTAACTGAAAAAGGACAATTACTGGATAAAGCCAGGAATTTGGGAGTTAAGTTTATCCGCCTCCAGTTCACCGACATCCTTGGCGTGATGAAAAATGTTGCCATCACCATTGAGCAGCTTGATAAAGCGCTTGACGGAGAATTAATGTTCGACGGTTCTTCCATTCACGGCTTCGCCAGGATTGAAGAATCGGACATGTACTTGAGGCCGGACTTGAAAAGCTTTGCCATGTTTCCCTGGCGGCCCAGGGAAGGCGGGGTTGCCCGCTTGATTTGCGACGTCTATAACCCGGACGGTTCTCCTTTTGCGGGCGACCCCCGCTACGTTTTAAAGAAAGTTCTGGCTGAAGCGGCGGAAATGGGCTACAGTATGCAAGTTGGGCCTGAGCTGGAATTTTTCATGTTCCAGATTGACCAAGATGGTAATCCCACCCTGGATACTCATGACGACGCCGGATACTTTGACCTGGCCCCGGTGGATCTTGGCGAGAATGCCCGCCGCTCGATGGTGCTCACCTTGGAAGAAATGGGTTTTGAAATTGAAGCCTCGCACCACGAGGTGGCCCCGGGGCAGCATGAAATTGACTTCAAATATTCCGACGCTCTTGATGTCGCCGACAAGATCATGACTTTCAAGATGGTTGTACGTTCCACGGCCCAGCGGCACGGCTTGCACGCCACTTTTATGCCCAAACCTGTTTTTGGCATCAACGGTTCCGGCATGCACATGAACCAGTCACTTTTCAAGGACGGGCGGAATGCTTTTTATGACCCGTCCACTCCCGACCAGTTAAGTGATGTTGCCAAGTACTATATCGGCGGATTGATGAAGCACGCCCGTTCCATGGCGGCTGTTACCAATCCCACGGTTAATTCGTACAAACGCCTGGTGCCCGGCTATGAAGCCCCGGTTTACGTCGCCTGGTCGGGACGCAACAGGAGCCCGCTGATCCGTATACCTGCCAAAAGAGGCAATTCGACCCGTATCGAATTAAGAAACCCGGACCCGGCCTGCAACCCGTATCTGGCCATCGCGGTTGCTCTGAAGGCGGGACTCGACGGGATTAAGAACAAGATTCAGCCGCCGCCGCCCACCGACATGAATATTTATCATATGACCGCGGAGCAGCGGGACGAAATGAACATCTCCAGCCTGCCAGCCAGCCTTTTGGAAGCGCTGGATGAATTATCGAAAAATAATGTCATAAAAAGTGTATTGGAACCGCATGTTTATGAAAAATTCATTGAAGCCAAAAGACATGAGTGGGACAGTTACCGCGTGCAGGTCCATCCGTGGGAGGTCAGTGAATACCTCACCAAGTTCTAA